In Parvularculales bacterium, one DNA window encodes the following:
- a CDS encoding ABC transporter substrate-binding protein yields the protein MKLKNMILATGFWLIANQAFAADELTLQLKWVTQAQFAGYYVALKNGYYDDEGLDVTIKPGGPDIAPTQVLAGGGADVAVEWMPAALAAREKGVPMVNIAQPFKSSGMMLTCRKDSGVTSTRDLRGKTLGVWFSGNEYPFLAWMSKLGIQTDASGDGVEVLKQGFNIDPILNGQASCISTMSYNEYWQVIDAGLSPDELTSFKYEDQGVSTLEDGLYVLEDRLGDRSFKDKMIRFVRASMKGWKWTEDNPYDSALIILDYDETGTQTEKHQVRMMGEIAKLTAGSNGALDPADYRRTVDALLAGGSDPVITGRPRGAWTHEITDAALK from the coding sequence ATGAAACTCAAAAATATGATCCTGGCTACCGGTTTTTGGCTAATCGCCAATCAGGCCTTTGCTGCGGATGAATTAACATTACAACTGAAATGGGTTACTCAGGCGCAGTTTGCAGGATATTACGTTGCCCTGAAAAACGGTTACTATGATGACGAAGGTCTGGACGTCACGATTAAACCCGGCGGCCCCGACATTGCTCCGACGCAGGTTTTGGCAGGTGGTGGGGCCGATGTTGCTGTAGAGTGGATGCCGGCAGCACTGGCTGCACGGGAAAAGGGTGTACCTATGGTGAATATAGCCCAACCCTTTAAGTCGTCGGGTATGATGCTAACGTGCAGAAAGGATTCAGGCGTAACCTCCACGCGTGATCTCAGGGGAAAAACGCTCGGGGTGTGGTTCTCCGGCAATGAGTACCCGTTTCTGGCATGGATGAGCAAGTTGGGAATTCAGACAGATGCCTCGGGGGATGGTGTTGAAGTGTTAAAACAGGGTTTTAATATAGATCCTATTCTCAATGGTCAGGCGTCTTGTATCTCCACAATGTCTTATAATGAATATTGGCAAGTCATTGACGCAGGGTTATCGCCTGATGAACTGACAAGTTTCAAATATGAAGATCAGGGCGTGTCAACTCTTGAGGATGGCTTGTATGTTCTCGAAGACAGGCTCGGTGACCGGTCATTCAAAGATAAAATGATACGGTTCGTCCGTGCTTCAATGAAGGGGTGGAAATGGACCGAAGACAATCCGTATGATTCTGCACTGATCATTCTGGATTACGATGAAACCGGAACCCAAACCGAAAAGCATCAGGTTCGCATGATGGGTGAGATCGCCAAACTCACAGCAGGTTCTAACGGCGCTCTGGACCCGGCGGATTACCGGCGAACCGTCGATGCGCTTCTAGCCGGCGGCTCTGATCCTGTGATAACCGGAAGACCCCGTGGAGCCTGGACTCATGAAATAACGGATGCCGCACTAAAATAA